Proteins encoded in a region of the Planococcus citri chromosome 1, ihPlaCitr1.1, whole genome shotgun sequence genome:
- the LOC135837249 gene encoding uncharacterized protein LOC135837249, producing MARIANNLKIPHHLTFAFSDSTVALCWLSKPPDVWKTFVSNRVKDVTKVIPFHQWAYVKSAENPADDATRGLEVPDFIKNSHWFDGPDFLKYENYRSYHPIPNVNTKYYQLTILATPFKIHLAFLSQQGRYLSGWAIKDVAPLLNSEIEESFNVIIRFVREISFSNEIDRLKNKRPLKNRSSLLTLEPFLDKDGILRVGGRLSNSSLADQTKHPIILQSNCHFAKLYCRHIHEKYFHARRKFIATFVSYRFWFVGGVTNLIKFIIRSCVTCNTLKGVTAEQLMGDLPSHRITIAPPFTYVGVDFAGPFQCKCTEHRSTKYNQIYAAVFVCLTVRAVHIEIVSGLSTEKFIFALQTFVARRGLPSVMFSDNATNFVGTKNVFELNKNQVTEYATSENIQWRFIPPASPHHGGIWEAAVKSFKQHLISITRGNILNIEEYRTLFTRIEGVMNSRPLCYKNSIEQGTEIITPSHFLIGRSTFSIPAIDTEVVTLSRRLQLMQNIFKGFWLVWSKDYLNQLQQKSKWKQKNPNVKIGQVVLIKIPNSKPFRWPKGIIRNVYPDKKGVVRVVDVEFKGEIRQRSINNIVILPIDSINDD from the exons ATGGCTCGAATtgccaataatttaaaaatccctCATCATCTAACATTTGCCTTCTCAGATTCTACTGTTGCTCTCTGTTGGTTGAGTAAGCCGCCAGATGTGTGGAAAACCTTCGTGTCCAATCGAGTGAAGGATGTGACCAAGGTGATTCCCTTCCATCAGTGGGCTTACGTCAAAAGCGCAGAAAATCCAGCTGATGACGCGACTCGAGGTCTGGAGGTTCccgatttcatcaaaaattcccaCTGGTTCGATGGTCCAGATttcttaaaatatgaaaattatcgtAGTTACCATCCAATTCCTAACGTAAAtaccaaatactatcaactaacaatactggcaactccatttaaaatacatttggCGTTTTTGTCGCAACAAGGGCGCTATCTGAGCGGCTGGGCAA tCAAAGATGTCGCTCCTCTGCTCAATAGTGAAATTGAGGAAAGTTTTAACGTAATTATTCGTTTTGTTCGAGAAATTTCATTTAGTAATGAAATAgatcgattaaaaaataaacgtcCGCTTAAAAATCGCAGCTCATTGCTGACACTGGAACCATTCCTTGATAAAGATGGAATTCTACGAGTCGGTGGTCGTTTGTCAAACTCTTCGCTTGCTGATCAAACCAAACATCCAATCATCTTGCAGTCAAATTGCCATTTTGCCAAGCTGTACTGTCGCCATatccatgaaaaatatttccatgcAAGGAGAAAATTCATTGCTACGTTCGTGTCCTATCGATTTTGGTTTGTTGGTGGCGTTACAAATCtgataaaattcataattcgttCGTGTGTAACTTGCAATACTCTGAAGGGTGTTACTGCTGAACAATTGATGGGTGACTTGCCTAGTCACAGAATCACGATTGCGCCGCCATTCACATACGTGGGAGTTGATTTCGCCGGTCCTTTCCAATGTAAATGTACGGAGCACAGATCAACAAAATACAATCAAATTTATGCCGCTGTATTCGTTTGCCTAACTGTCAGAGCTGTCCATATCGAAATTGTTTCTGGTTTATCAACAGAAAAGTTCATCTTCGCACTTCAAACCTTTGTCGCTCGACGTGGTTTGCCATCAGTCATGTTCTCAGATAACGCAACCAATTTTGTCGGCACCAAGAACGTTTTCGAGTTgaacaaaaatcaagttactGAATATGCAACTTCAGAAAATATTCAATGGCGTTTCATTCCGCCTGCTTCTCCTCATCATGGTGGTATATGGGAGGCAGCCGTGAAAAGTTTCAAACAACATTTGATATCCATAACCCGAGGAAATATCCTGAATATTGAGGAATACCGAACCTTATTCACTCGTATCGAAGGTGTTATGAATTCTCGTCCTCTCTGCTACAAAAACTCGATAGAGCAGGGTACCGAAATCATCACGCCTAGCCATTTCCTGATTGGCCGAAGCACCTTCTCAATTCCGGCTATTGATACTGAAGTTGTTACGCTGAGTCGCAGATTGCAGTTGATGCAAAACATTTTTAAGGGTTTCTGGCTGGTTTGGTCAAAGGATTATTTAAACCAGTTACAGCAGAAATCAAAATGGAAACAGAAAAATCCAAATGTAAAAATCGGTCAAGTCGTTCTTATCAAAATCCCAAATTCAAAACCCTTTCGTTGGCCTAAGGGCATCATAAGAAATGTATATCCTGATAAAAAGGGTGTTGTAAGAGTCGTTGATGTAGAATTTAAAGGTGAAATTCGCCAACGCAGCATTAATAATATTGTAATTCTGCCTATCGATAGCATTAACGATGATTAG
- the LOC135837259 gene encoding uncharacterized protein LOC135837259, producing the protein MEALKKKRSVHFQGLQRIRTQVNPILEESHASFESMVKLESFFNKLKVDAEKFYEATDDVLVKLVKDDDETEIALTEQCFSEKDTIIDLVVNVESKIAWLKSTLEKNQSSDSIISNTPLSTNSTGIRYATIMKDVEPPTFDGDATEFAEWRAMFENLVHDNQDYTPTTKLYFLKKCFVGEAKGVVSHYPLTREGYANAWAYVIYRYSKPKAVVGAFFKKLMALEKIKNELGIQRLLDSTNSVIRGLTSAKENVNDTMSRFITYLTYIKLDDDTRRDWDNHYTNLNQYPKFEEIDEFLQNRAHIASERVYSKKESQNRPKESSGKKSFVATNNNGKKPTCVDCNGDHALYTCENFKKKDPKERYKFVKSKSLCVLCLHSGHNGQSCTHTNFKCKCGDPHNYLLHFGNKKPDPKPDENATSGDASKETPIQKTSLSVAVENIEKTVLLPSAVVKIICGDIVGKMRVLLDSCSQASLISDTAIKKFNLPTRKSAYTSSITGVGPSSTTTSSIVDLIVASKKDTFRLVVQADIVPASAMKYSINVEFPKKLINSLRNISLADPAYHNTNISIDKIDMIIGAEYFGKCMMDESLTLDSLDLRLSQFGWIVSGVVPQNSDSKKFVGFTRQDIDEKLNKFWEIEEASIPVKIKNFEADQCVRHFENTYSFAEDGKFIVRLPFKIPRDSVENNRKRAMSALLRVEKSLNEENKSAYCEFMREYRELGHMSIAKYDPSACFLPHRAVICACSSTTPLRVVFNASAGNPSLNDALMNGPNIQRELFDILVSMRSFKFVFTADIAKMYRAIWMHLEDRKYQSIFWRESPNHKIEENILNTVTYGTGPAAFTATKCLDVVAEEVEKGEVDLNFEAENVYFSSEEIEEFFQLVAELIRNNFYIDDFSGGADSERKAILIQKLLHHALKRRGFILRKYSSNSSKILDNIDPDLLAINSPKVMTDNLGSVAILGVEWHPSEDFYSIKINIESFESSAITKRIILSFISRTFDPLGLVAPVLIRGKLLLKTVWLEGKDWDDVVSTETARRFESYMKE; encoded by the coding sequence ATGGAGGCGTTGAAGAAGAAAAGATCAGTCCATTTCCAAGGATTACAACGAATTCGAACACAAGTAAATCCGATCCTCGAAGAAAGCCATGCATCATTCGAAAGTATGGTAAAattagaatcattttttaataaattaaaagttGATGCCGAGAAGTTTTATGAAGCTACTGATGACGTGCTTGTAAAGCTTGTAAAAGATGACGACGAAACTGAAATTGCTCTCACTGAACAGTGTTTCAGTGAAAAAGATACCATTATTGACCTCGTCGTGAATGTTGAATCGAAAATCGCCTGGTTAAAATccactcttgaaaaaaatcaatctagtGATTCTATTATTTCAAATACTCCGTTATCAACGAATTCAACAGGTATCAGGTACGCTACTATTATGAAGGATGTCGAACCTCCAACATTCGATGGTGATGCAACGGAGTTCGCAGAGTGGCGTGCTATGTTCGAAAATTTAGTGCATGATAACCAAGATTACACTCCGACgacaaaattgtattttttgaaaaaatgtttcgttgGTGAGGCTAAAGGAGTCGTCAGTCATTATCCATTAACTAGGGAAGGCTATGCAAATGCCTGGGCCTATGTTATCTATCGTTACAGTAAGCCTAAAGCTGTAGttggtgcattttttaaaaaattgatggctttggaaaaaattaaaaacgaattaGGAATTCAACGTTTACTTGATTCAACAAACAGTGTAATTCGAGGCCTAACATCAGCAAAAGAAAACGTAAACGATACAATGTCTCGTTTTATCACCTATTTAACCTACATCAAGTTAGATGATGATACTCGTCGCGATTGGGATAATCATTACACTAATCTCAATCAGTacccaaaatttgaagaaattgatgaatttttacaaaatcgtgCCCATATTGCGTCCGAACGTGTGTATTCAAAGAAAGAAAGCCAAAATAGGCCTAAAGAAAGTTCTGGCAAAAAATCGTTTGTTGCTACTAATAATAATGGTAAAAAACCAACCTGTGTTGATTGTAATGGCGATCATGCTTTGTACacgtgtgaaaatttcaagaaaaaagatcCAAAAGAGCGTTATAAATTCGTTAAAAGTAAATCGCTCTGTGTTTTATGCCTACATTCTGGGCACAATGGGCAATCTTGTACAcatacaaatttcaaatgcaaatgTGGCGATCCTCATAACTACCTATTgcattttggaaacaaaaaaccTGATCCAAAACCTGATGAAAACGCTACCTCGGGTGACGCTTCGAAAGAAACTCCTATTCAAAAAACTTCGTTATCAGTTGCtgtcgaaaatattgaaaaaactgtCTTATTACCTTCCGCTGTGGTGAAAATTATCTGTGGTGATATCGTTGGTAAAATGCGAGTACTCCTTGATAGCTGTTCTCAGGCATCTTTAATCTCCGATAccgcaattaaaaaattcaatttgcctACTCGAAAATCTGCCTACACTTCGTCAATCACTGGTGTTGGCCCTTCTTCAACTACTACATCGTCGATCGTTGATTTAATCGTTGCTTCGAAGAAAGATACATTCCGTTTAGTTGTCCAAGCTGATATCGTTCCTGCTTCGGCCATGAAATACTCAATAAATGTCGAGTTTCCCAAAAAACTGATTAATTCGCTTCGTAACATTTCGTTAGCAGATCCAGCCTACCACAATACTAACATCtctattgataaaattgatatgATCATTGGTGCCGAATATTTTGGGAAATGTATGATGGATGAATCGCTCACTCTCGATTCCCTAGATCTTCGGTTATCTCAATTTGGCTGGATTGTGTCTGGAGTCGTTCCTCAAAATTCCGATTCAAAAAAGTTCGTTGGTTTCACTCGCCAagatattgatgaaaaattaaacaaattctGGGAAATTGAAGAAGCCAGTATTCcagttaaaatcaaaaattttgaagccgaTCAGTGCGttcgtcattttgaaaatacgtattcGTTCGCAGAAGATGGTAAATTTATCGTTCGGTTGCCATTTAAAATACCTCGTGATAGTGTCGAAAATAATCGAAAACGAGCGATGAGTGCGTTATTGCGTGTTGAAAAAAGCctaaatgaagaaaataaaagtGCGTATTGCGAGTTTATGCGAGAATATCGTGAGTTAGGCCATATGTCGATCGCGAAATATGATCCTAGCGCTTGTTTCTTACCTCATCGCGCCGTAATTTGCGCCTGCAGTTCGACTACACCGTTGCGTGTTGTATTTAACGCTTCTGCCGGTAATCCGTCCTTGAACGATGCGTTGATGAATGGTCCAAATATTCAGAGAGAGCTTTTCGACATTTTAGTGAGCATGCGTTCATTCAAGTTCGTTTTTACTGCTGATATTGCTAAAATGTATAGAGCAATTTGGATGCATTTAGAAGATCGAAAATACCAATCCATCTTTTGGAGAGAATCGCCTAATCataaaatcgaagaaaatattCTAAACACTGTGACTTATGGCACGGGACCCGCAGCTTTCACTGCTACAAAGTGTTTAGATGTTGTGGCTGAAGAAGTTGAAAAGGGTGAAGTGGACCTAAACTTTGAAGCTGAAAATGTGTACTTCAgctctgaagaaattgaagagTTTTTCCAGTTAGTAGCCGAGCTTATTCGCAACAATTTTTATATAGATGATTTCAGCGGTGGTGCTGACTCTGAACGAAAAGCTATCttgattcaaaaacttttgcatCATGCTCTCAAAAGACGCGGTTTCATTTTACGCAAATATTCgtcaaattcgtcaaaaatcctaGATAACATCGATCCTGATCTACTTGCCATAAATTCTCCGAAAGTTATGACTGATAATCTGGGTTCAGTCGCGATTTTGGGTGTTGAATGGCACCCAAGTGAAGATTTTTACTcaatcaaaatcaacatcgagTCGTTCGAATCATCTGCCATTACCAAGAGAATCATTTTGTCCTTCATCTCACGCACATTTGATCCATTGGGATTGGTTGCTCCCGTACTTATTCGTGGAAAATTGCTTCTAAAAACTGTATGGTTAGAAGGAAAAGATTGGGATGATGTCGTCTCAACAGAAACTGCTCGACGATTTGAATCGTATATGAAAGAATGA